In Solanum lycopersicum chromosome 5, SLM_r2.1, the following are encoded in one genomic region:
- the LOC101259246 gene encoding histone H2A.6-like: MVSEGKNLGSNAKRRSRSSKASLKFPVARIARFLKVGKYAKRVGAGAPVFLAAVLEYLAVEVLELAGIAARNDKKTRITPRHIQLAIRFDKELYQFLRDVTILNGGVIPKIHKILQPNNKSNASKAVVAAQKEGLD, encoded by the exons ATGGTCAGTGAAGGGAAAAACCTTGGTTCAAATGCTAAAAGGAGATCTCGTAGCAGCAAAGCCAGTCTCAAATTTCCAGTAGCTCGTATTGCCCGATTCCTCAAAGTCGGGAAATATGCCAAACGTGTTGGTGCTGGAGCACCGGTATTTCTTGCTGCTGTGCTTGAGTACCTTGCAGTTGAG GTTCTTGAATTGGCTGGAATTGCAGCAAGGAATGACAAAAAGACTCGTATCACTCCAAGGCATATTCAATTAGCTATTAGGTTTGATAAGGAGTTGTATCAATTTCTTAGAGATGTGACCATTCTGAATGGTGGTGTTAttccaaaaattcacaaaattttgCAGCCTAACAACAAGAGTAACGCTTCAaaggctgttgttgctgctcAGAAGGAAGGATTAGActga